The Vanessa tameamea isolate UH-Manoa-2023 chromosome 20, ilVanTame1 primary haplotype, whole genome shotgun sequence nucleotide sequence tttgttttcttGTCAATATGGTTGATTAAAGatgataaaataagttattacaaTGTTCGTgataaaacacaatatattttgcaatacCTAAATTTTACCAACACTACCTCTTcagataattcaaaaatatggtGGCCGGTATTTTAACGAAAGCTTTATTTTCGTTGGTTTTCAATAAAGTTCATTGCGCACAGGGCGGTAGAGACAATGGTTTTGGAAATAATTACGTATGGGCAGGATCGCTGGAGTCTGGCCTACAAATAGCAACACACCACAAGAAGCCAGTAATGGTCATAATTCATAAATCATGGTGTTCAGCTTGCAAGAATTTGAAACCAAAGTTCGCGAACTCAACTGAAATCCAAACATTGAGCAAACACTTCGTAATGGTGAACCTATTGGATGAAGAGGAGCcaaaaaatcatacatattcGCCTGATGGCACTTATATACCTCGGTACGTACCTTAATCgtcttattcaagtaggctaagAGCCTACCACTTTTGTATAGTTATCTACTCTAATATTAAAATGCGAATAGAACTCTAgtgtgtctgtctgtccttCTTTCACGGGCAAACAATTGAACCGTTAttgaatttagttaaaattgGTCCGAAGCAACCTACtacttttatatctaaaacctaCAGTCGCCTCCTTAAGATGCTGgacttctatataatatattcctgtGTCAACTAACTTTTTATCAACACGACAAGAAATATCTGCTCTAATTCAATTTAACTTAACAAtactaattttacaataaattatgacggattttttgacaatcaatcaCTTAACATAATATGAACGGAACATTGAGTAATCAAATAAATCGCTTTGTCGTTTTAGAATACTCTTCATTTCCCCGAAGGGTTCAGTCGACCATGACATTTACAACGAGGAGGGGAGCAGCCAACACAAATACTTCTACAGTCGACCGGAACAAATTGCCAAATCAATGAGAAAAGTCCTCGACAAATATAAGTTTGAACGATTTGATGTATGATAGATATTTCTCCTCTCAAATTTAGTAAGTCTTTTTTCCTGAAAAGACTTAATCATCCATTGAACAATGCGGCTAGTTTACAAAACATAGCAGGTTCCATATAAACTTGGGAAAAATGCACGTCTTCTGTAATTTGTCAGACAAAATTGTAACCTACTCGGAATTCTAATTGAGTCTGCTTTATTGAGTTTTTCGAATATACGTTCTGTATAATTCGtagtgtttaaaaatttaattccagATTAGCCTGAGTATGTAGTCAGGTAGGTGTGGTGATGGGCACGAACTGATATCCGCTTCATGTAGATCACGATGCCCTACCCAAGAAAACTATCTAAAATTACTGTTTCAAATTTATCGATGTTATTATCAAATTAGTTGATCGATTCAAATGTCCACAAATACCAGTAATATTTATGCGAATCTGGGAACAATTTCTTGCAATTCACTAATGACTACAtctaaaaatttactttaagagGGTGAATAGTTAAAATATGGTATGTTTTGTTCTTTCGAATCAATAATGTCTGGAAGAGAGAAATACGTGTTTAACTAAACGGCTAAATAACCCGGTATAACTAAGGCggttattgtttcattttccATATAAGGTTAGCttaaagtttgtgttttatctGGTCATAAAAGAGATCTCTCTTCTCCAATTCGCGCGCGATGTGTACGATAGTAGGTCAACTTCTTTATTTGACTTTAAGTCCTGCTATTTGGTGTCGCATGGTCAGTCATTGTTCAATCGTTCACAAAATATAATCATctgataaattaaaagtttgaaCAATGTGTTCTGTTTGTTTATTGTGTCAtagaattaatgttttttttacagaagTAAACAGTACTGATAGCAGATAATATGATGgcaattattaacatattataacgtAAAATTGAACGTTATATGACTTCACAATTGTtggatttatgatttaaatatgatataaattaattgtgtatCAAATATTGATGGATCCATGTTGAATATGAAGTAATTATCAAGTGCATACTCACATCTTCAACGACCGGTTCGACGTACATCTCCATGGTGTTGTTGAGAGACGGCAGCGGCATCGGGGAGGCGGCGGCGGAAGATCGCCGTGAGACGCTGTTGCAGGAACATTGCGATACTGATCGACGAGAGCGGGGAGATTCTCTACGGAAGAATATGATAtacgagattaattaaaatataaaatcagttctttattaaacattgtatgagttttatttgttttaatttttaaaaatattttataattaagttgtATAGAGTTAccgaatattttgaataaaagaaataaaaacagaaaatcaaatacattattaaaattaataaaactattaacaattatttaattataaataacatacataacctatacatatacataataaagcatatttttaattaacacttGTATACATTTAACTTGTACACATACaagattgttataaaaatattttagaccgAATTTGGTAGTTAAAAATGATATCCTAGTGAAGATGTTTAATCTACACGGatgtattgttttatagttttaataacttTGGTGCTAATAATGTAGGCAGTTCGAATTCAACTACCAGTAAAAATTACCTTTTACTTCTCCTACACACATGGCGCGTCGATCTGTCGCATCTACA carries:
- the LOC113403842 gene encoding thioredoxin domain-containing protein 12-like, whose protein sequence is MVAGILTKALFSLVFNKVHCAQGGRDNGFGNNYVWAGSLESGLQIATHHKKPVMVIIHKSWCSACKNLKPKFANSTEIQTLSKHFVMVNLLDEEEPKNHTYSPDGTYIPRILFISPKGSVDHDIYNEEGSSQHKYFYSRPEQIAKSMRKVLDKYKFERFDK